The region GTTCGTCGCGCTGAAGGGGGAGCGCTTCGATGCGCACGATTTCCTCGGCGACGTGGCCGCGCGCGGCGCGGCCGCAGCGCTCGTCGCGCACGTGCCGACGGGTCTTGCGATACCGGCGATCGAGGGCGGCGAAACGCGTGCCGCGCTCGGCGCGCTCGCACACGGGTGGCGCAAGCGCTTCGCGCTGCCGCTCATCGCGGTGACGGGCAGCAACGGCAAGACGACCGTCAAGGAAATGATCGCGTCGATTCTCGCCGCTGCAGTCGGCGCCGATGCGCGGCTCGCGACGGCCGGCAACCTGAACAACGACATCGGCGTGCCGCTGACGCTGCTGCGCCTGTCGGGCGCGCATCGCGTCGCGGTGATCGAGCTCGGGATGAACCATCCGGGCGAGACCGAAGTGCTCGCGCGCATCGCCGCGCCGACCGTCGCGCTCGTCAACAATGCGCAGCGCGAGCACCAGGAGTTCATGGCGACGGTCGAGGCGGTCGCGCTCGAACATGCGGCCGTGATCCACGCGCTGACGCCGGACGGTGTCGCGGTGTTTCCGGCCGACGATGCCTACGCGGGCATCTGGCGCGTCGCCGCGACCGGCAACCGGATTCTCGATTTCGCGCTGCACGACGCCGACCGGCAGGCCGACGCGCAGGTCACGGGCCGCCTGCACGGCGGCGAGCTTGCGATCGACACGCCGTCCGGTGCGTTGACGGTGCGGCTGCGCGCGCTCGGCGAGCACAACGCCCGCAACGCATTGGCGGCGACGGCCGCGGCGCTCGCGGCCGGCATCGAGCTGGCAGCGATCAAGCAGGGCCTCGAATCGTTCGAACCGGTGAAGGGTCGTCTGCAGGTGAAGCAGGCGAACGTCGGCAGCCTCGCAGGCGCGACGGTCGTCGACGACACGTACAACGCGAATCCCGACTCGATGCGAGCCGCGATCGACGTGCTGGCCGCGCAACCGGCGCCGCGCGTGCTGGTGATCGGCGACATGGGCGAGGTCGGAGACGAAGGGCCGGCATTCCACCGGGAAATCGGCGCGTATGCGCGCGAGCGCGGCATCGATGCGCTGTTCGCACTCGGCGACGCGTCGCGCGATGCGTGCACGGCTTACGGCGACAGGGCGCGTCATTTCGACGATGTCGGTGCGCTCGTAACCGCGTTGCTGGCGGCGGGTCACGACGCGCACGCGACGGTGCTCGTGAAGGGCTCGCGTTACATGAAGATGGAGCGCGTGGTCGACGCGCTGACGAACCAACCCGCGACGGGCATGGCGCCCGCCGCCCATTGAGTAGAAGGAAGGAAGCATGCTGCTGGCGCTGGCGCAATGGCTGCAAGGAGACGCAAGCTTTTTGCGCTTGTTCACGTACCTGACGTTTCGTGCGGTCGGGGCCACCATCACGGCGCTCGGGATCGGGCTCGTGTGCGGACCATGGGTGATCCGCAAGCTGACGCAAATGAAGGTTGGCCAGGCCGTGCGCAAGGACGGTCCGCAGACCCACCTCGTGAAGTCCGGCACGCCGACGATGGGCGGCGTGCTGATCCTGATCGGCATCGCGGTCGCGACGCTGCTGTGGGGCGATCTGACGAACCGTTTCATCTGGATCGTGATGCTCGTCACGTTCGGCTTCGGCGTGATCGGCTGGGTCGACGATTACCGGAAGGTCGTCTACAAGGATCCGCGCGGGATGTCGTCGCGCGAGAAATATTTCTGGCAGTCGGTGATTGGCCTGTTCGCGGCCGTCTACCTCGCGTTCAGCGTGTCCGAGGCGAACAACGTGCGCGTGTTCGACCTGTTCATGGCTTGGGTGAGGAGCGGCCTGTCGATGGGCCTGCCCGCGCGGGCCGACCTGATGCTGCCGTTCCTGAAGTCGATCAGCTACCCGCTCGGCGTCTGGGGCTTCATCGTGCTGACCTACTTCGTGATCGTCGGCGCGAGCAACGCGGTGAACCTGACCGACGGCCTCGACGGGCTCGTGATCATGCCGGTCGTGCTGGTCGGCGCGTCGCTCGGCGTGTTTGCGTACGTGATGGGCAGCTCGGTCTATTCGAAATACCTGCTGTTCCCGCACATCCCCGGTGCGGGCGAATTGCTGATCTTCTGCTCGGCGATGGGCGGCGCGGGGCTCGCGTTCCTCTGGTACAACACGCACCCGGCGCAGGTGTTCATGGGCGACGTCGGTGCGCTCGCGCTCGGCGGCGCGCTCGGCACGGTCGCGGTGATCGTGCGCCAGGAAATCGTGCTGTTCATCATGGGCGGCATCTTCGTCGCGGAAACGCTGTCGGTGATGCTGCAGGTGTCGTGGTTCAAATACACGAAGAAGCGTTACGGCGAAGGGCGGCGTCTGCTGAAGATGGCGCCGCTGCATCACCATTTCGAATTGTCCGGCTGGAAGGAAACGCAGGTGGTGGTGCGTTTCTGGATCATTACGCTGATGCTCTGCCTGTTCGGTCTGTCCACCCTCAAGTTGCGGTAAAGGAAAGGTAACAAGGATGTCTGGCGAGATGTTTGGAGATCGGCAGCGGCCGATGGTGCTCGTACTGGGGCTCGGGGAATCGGGCCTCGCGATCGCGCGGTGGTGCGCGAGGCACGGGTGCCGGCTGCGTATCGCCGATACCCGCGAGGCGCCGCCGAACCTTGCCGCGCTGCAGGCCGAAGGCATCGATGCGGAATTCGTCGGCGGGCCGTTCACGCCGGCGCTGCTCGATGGGGGCATCGAGATCGTCGGGCTGAGCCCCGGCCTGTCGCCGCTCGAGCCGGCGCTGGCCGCGCTGATCGCGGCCGCGAACGAGCGCGGCATCGCGGTGTGGGGCGAACTGGAATTCTTCGCGCAGGCGCTGCGCGCGCTCGGCACGAGCGGCTATCAGCCGAAGGTGCTCGCGATTACCGGCACCAACGGCAAGACGACGACGACGAGCCTTACTGGCCTGCTGTGCCAGCGCGCGGGCAAGAAGGTCGCTGTCGCAGGCAACATCAGCCCCGCGATGCTCGACCGGCTCGCGAGCGCGATCGACGATACGGCGCTGCCCGATGTCTGGGTGCTCGAACTGTCGAGTTTCCAGCTCGAGACCGCGCGCACGTTCGCGCCCGATGCGGCCGCGATTCTGAACATCACGCAGGATCACCTCGACTGGCACGGCAGCTTCGACGCGTATGCGGCAGCGAAGGGTCGGATCTTCGGCGCGACGACGACGCGCGTGCTGAACCGCGATGATGCGGCCGTGATGAGGTTCGCGCCGGCCGCCGGCGCCGCCGACGCGGCGCGCACGATCACGTTCGGCCTGAACGAACCGGTGCAGGACGGCGATTACGGGCTGTCGCGCGACAACGGCATCGCATGGCTCGTCGAAGCGGTCGACCGCGACGCGCCGGACGAAACGACGACGCCCCGTCGGCGCAAGCGCGACGGCGCGCATACGCCCGACATCGCTCAAAAGCGCCTGATGCCGGCCGACGCGCTGCGCATCCGCGGGTTGCACAACGCGGCGAATGCGCTGGCCGCGTTCGCGCTTGCGCGAGCGATCGACCTGCCGGCCGCGCCGCTGCTGCATGCGCTACGCGAATACCGCGGCGAAGCGCATCGTGTCGAAGTGATCGCGACAATCGACGACGTCGACTATGTCGACGACAGCAAGGGAACGAACGTCGGCGCGACGGTTGCCGCGCTCGACGGGCTCGCGCAGAAGACCGTGCTGATCGCCGGCGGCGACGGCAAGGGTCAGGATTTCGGGCCGCTCGTCGCGCCGGTCGCGCGCTGGTGCCGCGCGGTGATGCTGATCGGCCGGGACGCGCCCGCGATTCGCGACACGCTCGCGGAAACCGGCGTGCCGCTCGCGGATCACCCGACGCTCGAGGCGGCGGTGCACGCGGCAGCGGGGCTCGCCGAACCGGGCGATGCGGTGTTGCTGTCGCCAGCGTGCGCGAGCCTCGACATGTTCAGGAATTACGCCCACCGCGCGGATGTATTCCGGGCGGCGGTGGATGAAGTCGCCATCGACAAAGGAGCGACGCCATGAGCTGGTCCGATCGCCTCGTCTCCCGTTTCAACGACCGGCGCGACACCGGCGGCAATGCCGCGGGCGGCCGCGTCGCATCGGCCACGCGCGCCGCGACCGGCGGCCTCGCTAGCGTCGTCAACGGCGTGCGGCCGAGCCGTTCGCGGATGCTCGACTTCGATTACTCGCTACTGTGGGTCGCGATCGCGCTGCTCGGGCTCGGCGTCGTGATGGTGTATTCGGCGTCGATCGCGATGCCCGATTCGCCGAAATACGCCGCGTATCACGATTACGCGTTCCTGATGCGCCATTGCGTATCGCTCGTCGTTGCGTTCGTCGCGGCGGTGATCGCGTTCCGCGTGCCGGTGTCGACGTGGGACAAGTACGCGCCGCACCTGTTCCTGATCGCACTCGTCGGCCTCGTGATCGTGCTGATCCCGCACGTCGGCAAGGGCGTGAACGGCGCACGCCGCTGGATTCCGCTCGGCATTACCAACATGCAGCCGTCGGAAATCATGAAGCTCGCGGTGACGATCTACGCGGCGAACTACACGGTGCGCAAGCAGGAGTACATGCAGAGCTTCGCGAAGGGCTTTCTGCCGATGGCGTTTGCGGTGGGCCTCGTCGGCGCGCTGCTGCTGCTCGAGCCGGACATGGGCGCGTTCATGGTGGTCGCGGCGATCGCAATGGGCGTGCTGTTCCTCGGCGGCGTGAACGGCAAGCTGTTCGGCGGCCTGGTCGCGACGGCGGTCGGCACGTTCACGATGCTTGTGTGGCTGTCGCCGTGGCGCCGCGAGCGGATTTTCGCGTATCTCGATCCGTGGGACGAACGCTACGCGCAGGGCAAGGCATACCAGCTCACGCACTCGCTGATCGCGTTCGGCCGCGGCGAATGGTTCGGCGTCGGCCTCGGCGGCAGCGTCGAGAAGCTGAACTACCTGCCCGAAGCGCATACCGACTTCATCCTCGCAGTGATCGGCGAGGAACTCGGCTTCGTCGGCGTGCTGGTCGTGATCCTGCTGTTCTACTGGATCGTGCGCCGCGCGTTCGAGATCGGCCGCCAGGCGCTCGCGCTCGATCGCACGTTCGCGGGCCTGATGGCGAAGGGTATCGGCATCTGGTTCGGTGCGCAGACCTTCATCAACATGGGCGTGAACCTCGGCCTGCTGCCGACCAAGGGACTGACGCTGCCGCTCGTGAGCTACGGCGGCTCCGGCATCTTGCTGAACTGCGTCGCGCTCGCGGTGCTGCTGCGGGTGGACTATGAGAACCGGGTGCTGATGCGCGGAGGAAAAGTATGACCGCGTCGCGACGCACGCTGATGGTGATGGCAGGCGGCACCGGGGGCCACGTGTTCCCGGGGCTCGCGGTCGCGCACCGGATGGAGGCGGCGGGCTGGCGCGTCGTGTGGCTCGGCAATCCGGCCGGGATGGAAGCGACGCTCGTGCCGAAGCACGGCATTCCGATGGAATACGTCCGCTTCGGCGGGCTGCGCGGCAAGGGCCTGAAGACCAAGCTGACGCTGCCGTTGAACCTGCTGCGCGCATGCTGGCAAAGCCTCGGTGCGTTGCGCCGCGTGCGGCCGGACGTCGTGCTCGGGATGGGCGGGTACATCACGTTCCCGGCGGGCGTGATGAGCGCGTTGTCGGGCCGCCCGCTCGTGCTGCACGAACAGAATTCGATCGCCGGGCTCGCGAACAAGGTGCTCGCGAAGTTCGCGAAGCGTGTGCTGGTCGCGTTCCCCGATGCACTGCCGCACGCGGAATGGACCGGCAACCCGATTCGCGCGGAACTTGCGCGCACGGAAGCGCCCAAAGCACGCTATGCGTCGCGCAGCGGCCCGCTGAACGTGCTGGTGGTCGGCGGCAGCCTCGGCGCCGCGGCGCTGAACGAAGTCGTGCCGCGCGCCCTGGCGCTGCTGGCGCCGGGCGAGCGTCCGCGCGTCGTGCATCAGGCCGGTGCGAAGCATATCGACGCGCTGAAGGCGAACTACGAAGCGGCCGGTTTCGCGGCAGGCGACGACGTGCGCCTCGTGCCGTTCATCGACGATATGGCGAGCGCGTATGCAGCCGCGGATCTGGTGATCTGCCGCTCCGGCGCGATGACGGTGTCGGAGATCGCGGCGGTTGGCGTCGCGGCGCTGTTCGTGCCATTCCCGTACGCGGTCGACGATCACCAGACGACCAACGCCGCCTTCCTCGCCGATGCGGGAGCGGCGGTGCTGGTGCAACAGCGCGACCTGTCGGCCGAACTGCTCGCCGACTGGCTGCGCGGCCAGTCGCGGGCGTCGCTCGCGGACATGGCGGAGCGTTCGCGCTCATTGGCGAAGCCCGAGGCCACCGACGAAGTCGCGCGCATTTGCGCGACGGTGGCCGGCGCGAACCTGGAAATACTGCAATGAAACACATCGTCAAACACATTCATTTCGTCGGAATCGGCGGCGCGGGCATGAGCGGCATTGCCGAAGTGCTCGTCAATCTCGGCTACGAGGTCAGCGGCTCGGATTTGGCGCGCAACGCGGTGACCGATCGTCTGCAGGCGCTCGGCGCACGCATCGCGATCGGCCACGACGCGGCGAACATCGCCGGCGCGAACGCGGTCGTCGTATCGACTGCCGTGCGTTCGGACAATCCGGAAGTGCTGGCCGCGCGCCATCAGCGCGTGCCGATCGTGCAGCGCGCGGTGATGCTCGCGGAGCTGATGCGCCTGAAGCAGGGGATCGCGATTGCCGGCACGCACGGCAAGACCACGACGACGAGCCTCGTCGCGAGCGTGCTCGCGGCGGGCGGGCTGGACCCGACCTTCGTGATCGGCGGCCGGCTGATCAGTGCTGGCGCGAACGC is a window of Burkholderia latens DNA encoding:
- the ftsW gene encoding putative lipid II flippase FtsW — encoded protein: MSWSDRLVSRFNDRRDTGGNAAGGRVASATRAATGGLASVVNGVRPSRSRMLDFDYSLLWVAIALLGLGVVMVYSASIAMPDSPKYAAYHDYAFLMRHCVSLVVAFVAAVIAFRVPVSTWDKYAPHLFLIALVGLVIVLIPHVGKGVNGARRWIPLGITNMQPSEIMKLAVTIYAANYTVRKQEYMQSFAKGFLPMAFAVGLVGALLLLEPDMGAFMVVAAIAMGVLFLGGVNGKLFGGLVATAVGTFTMLVWLSPWRRERIFAYLDPWDERYAQGKAYQLTHSLIAFGRGEWFGVGLGGSVEKLNYLPEAHTDFILAVIGEELGFVGVLVVILLFYWIVRRAFEIGRQALALDRTFAGLMAKGIGIWFGAQTFINMGVNLGLLPTKGLTLPLVSYGGSGILLNCVALAVLLRVDYENRVLMRGGKV
- the murD gene encoding UDP-N-acetylmuramoyl-L-alanine--D-glutamate ligase — its product is MFGDRQRPMVLVLGLGESGLAIARWCARHGCRLRIADTREAPPNLAALQAEGIDAEFVGGPFTPALLDGGIEIVGLSPGLSPLEPALAALIAAANERGIAVWGELEFFAQALRALGTSGYQPKVLAITGTNGKTTTTSLTGLLCQRAGKKVAVAGNISPAMLDRLASAIDDTALPDVWVLELSSFQLETARTFAPDAAAILNITQDHLDWHGSFDAYAAAKGRIFGATTTRVLNRDDAAVMRFAPAAGAADAARTITFGLNEPVQDGDYGLSRDNGIAWLVEAVDRDAPDETTTPRRRKRDGAHTPDIAQKRLMPADALRIRGLHNAANALAAFALARAIDLPAAPLLHALREYRGEAHRVEVIATIDDVDYVDDSKGTNVGATVAALDGLAQKTVLIAGGDGKGQDFGPLVAPVARWCRAVMLIGRDAPAIRDTLAETGVPLADHPTLEAAVHAAAGLAEPGDAVLLSPACASLDMFRNYAHRADVFRAAVDEVAIDKGATP
- a CDS encoding UDP-N-acetylmuramoyl-tripeptide--D-alanyl-D-alanine ligase, coding for MTMLSLGEAARLIPGATVHGDPAATFERVSTDSRTVGPGDLFVALKGERFDAHDFLGDVAARGAAAALVAHVPTGLAIPAIEGGETRAALGALAHGWRKRFALPLIAVTGSNGKTTVKEMIASILAAAVGADARLATAGNLNNDIGVPLTLLRLSGAHRVAVIELGMNHPGETEVLARIAAPTVALVNNAQREHQEFMATVEAVALEHAAVIHALTPDGVAVFPADDAYAGIWRVAATGNRILDFALHDADRQADAQVTGRLHGGELAIDTPSGALTVRLRALGEHNARNALAATAAALAAGIELAAIKQGLESFEPVKGRLQVKQANVGSLAGATVVDDTYNANPDSMRAAIDVLAAQPAPRVLVIGDMGEVGDEGPAFHREIGAYARERGIDALFALGDASRDACTAYGDRARHFDDVGALVTALLAAGHDAHATVLVKGSRYMKMERVVDALTNQPATGMAPAAH
- the murG gene encoding undecaprenyldiphospho-muramoylpentapeptide beta-N-acetylglucosaminyltransferase, translated to MTASRRTLMVMAGGTGGHVFPGLAVAHRMEAAGWRVVWLGNPAGMEATLVPKHGIPMEYVRFGGLRGKGLKTKLTLPLNLLRACWQSLGALRRVRPDVVLGMGGYITFPAGVMSALSGRPLVLHEQNSIAGLANKVLAKFAKRVLVAFPDALPHAEWTGNPIRAELARTEAPKARYASRSGPLNVLVVGGSLGAAALNEVVPRALALLAPGERPRVVHQAGAKHIDALKANYEAAGFAAGDDVRLVPFIDDMASAYAAADLVICRSGAMTVSEIAAVGVAALFVPFPYAVDDHQTTNAAFLADAGAAVLVQQRDLSAELLADWLRGQSRASLADMAERSRSLAKPEATDEVARICATVAGANLEILQ
- the mraY gene encoding phospho-N-acetylmuramoyl-pentapeptide-transferase; the encoded protein is MLLALAQWLQGDASFLRLFTYLTFRAVGATITALGIGLVCGPWVIRKLTQMKVGQAVRKDGPQTHLVKSGTPTMGGVLILIGIAVATLLWGDLTNRFIWIVMLVTFGFGVIGWVDDYRKVVYKDPRGMSSREKYFWQSVIGLFAAVYLAFSVSEANNVRVFDLFMAWVRSGLSMGLPARADLMLPFLKSISYPLGVWGFIVLTYFVIVGASNAVNLTDGLDGLVIMPVVLVGASLGVFAYVMGSSVYSKYLLFPHIPGAGELLIFCSAMGGAGLAFLWYNTHPAQVFMGDVGALALGGALGTVAVIVRQEIVLFIMGGIFVAETLSVMLQVSWFKYTKKRYGEGRRLLKMAPLHHHFELSGWKETQVVVRFWIITLMLCLFGLSTLKLR